From Nerophis lumbriciformis linkage group LG13, RoL_Nlum_v2.1, whole genome shotgun sequence, one genomic window encodes:
- the LOC133613392 gene encoding uncharacterized protein, which yields MSERMPPEYKEKLCPTQEEMEQQSHLLDAVFKKPQVELHRTDTQQLSRRQEKCLFQLQGGSSILKPEDPQPPPLKEKEKDPQSLNIKEEDPQLPHIEENDLQCPHLLKEEEDPQLSNTKEEDPQSSHNYDENDPQPHHFKKEEDNPQTSHFKEEEDPQPRHIKEEEEGECLRGQDEADLTTFLLTVKTEDHEDKPPASSQLHHTPNMCEEHLLPEQQEWTSIMEQELQPTNIKEEEEEPQTSPFKDEERQPLPPHIKEKEEEYSISQEEEYLEGLEGVDVIKIPLTGVIVKSKDEVKGESEEKREVKPPSSSSTQHTSQSPDTHDEDSKPDKSFHADNTHFQCSLCGKMFHLRGNLKRHERIHTGEKPFMCLVCSKRFSQKEHLIKHTIIHTEKETFTCSVCGKCFGKKSEMKVHMKIHPEENKPFMCPVCNKRFSQKEHLIKHTRIHTGEKPFTCSVCGKRFLQNKTFKVHMITHTGEKPFMCTVCSKKFSQKEHLIVHTRIHTGEKLFTCSLCDKCFVQNKTFKVHMRTHTGETPFMCSVCGKRFSQKQHLIIHTRIHTGDKPFACSICGKRFLQENTFKVHMRTHTGEKPFICTVCGKRFAQKDTFKVHIRTHTGEKPFVCSVCGKRFVQKGTVKVHMRTHTGEKPFSCTICGKGFRRNTFLKGHMRLHTGEDPYTCSSCNKTFCDRSALARHMRTHTGEKPYSSSSCKKSFCDRSNLVKHIRRHTGEKVLRCSVCDERFSYKYQCEKHKCAAENSSSSSK from the exons ATACCCAGCAGCTAAGTAGACGTCAAGAAAAATGTCTCTTTCAGCTACAAGGGGGAAGCTCCATTTTGAAgccagaggatccacagccccctccccttaaagaaaaagaaaaggatcCACAGTCCCTTAATATAAAAGAGGAAGATCCACAGCTCCCGCACATTGAAGAAAATGATTTACAGTGTCCTCATTTGCttaaggaagaggaggatccacagttATCCAATACAAAAGAGGAAGATCCACAGTCCTCACACAATTATGATGAAAATGATCCACAACCCCACCACTTTAAAAAGGAGGAGGATAATCCACAAACCTCCCACTTTAAAGAAGAAGAGGATCCACAACCccgccacattaaagaggaagaagaaggagagTGTCTTCGAGGGCAGGATGAGGCTGATCTCACCACGTTTCTACtgactgtgaagactgaagaccatgaagacaaaccacctgcgtcctcacagcttcatcacactccaa ACATGTGTGAAGAACACCTTCTCCCTGAGCAGCAGGAGTGGACTTCCATAATGGAACAGGAGCTACAGCCTAccaacattaaagaggaagaggaggagccgcAGACCTCTCCTTTTAAAGACGAAGAGAGGCAGCCACtgccccctcacattaaagaaaAAGAGGAGGAATACAGCATCAGTCAAGAGGAAGAGTACCTTGAAGGACTAGAGGGGGTTGATGTCATTAAGATCCCACTGACTGGCGTAATTGTGAAGAGTaaagatgaggtcaaaggtgaaagtgaggagaagagagaggtaaagcctccaagcagcagctcaactcaacacacgTCACAATCTCCTGACACTCATGACGAAGACTCTAAACCTGATAAGTCATTTCACGCTGATAACACGCACTTCCAATGCTCTCTATGTGGCAAAATGTTTCATCTCCGTGGTAATCTGAAAAGACATGAGAgaatacacacaggagaaaaacccttcATGTGCTTAGTTTGTAGTAAAAGGTTTTCCCAGAAAGAACATTTGATAAAGCACACAATAATTCACACGGAAAAAGAAACATTTAcctgttcagtctgtggtaaatgctttggaaaaaaaagtgagaTGAAAGTACACATGAAAATACACCCGGAAGAAAACAAACCATTCATGTGCCCAGTTTGTAATAAAAGGTTCTCTCAAAAGGAACATTTGATAAAACACACAAGAATTcatactggagaaaaaccttttacctgttcagtctgtggtaaacgttttctacagaataaaacatttaaagtacacatgataacacacactggagaaaaaccattcatgtgcacAGTTTGTAGTAAAAAGTTCTCTCAGAAGGAACATTTAATTGTACACACAAGAattcacactggagaaaaactgtTTACTTGTTCACTCTGTGATAAATGttttgtacaaaataaaacatttaaagtgcacatgagaacgcacactggagaaACACCATTCATGTGCTCAGTTTGCGGTAAAAGGTTCTCTCAGAAGCAACATTTAATTATACAcacaagaatacacactggagataaACCGTTtgcctgttcaatctgtggtaaacgtTTTCTAcaagaaaatacatttaaagtgcacatgagaacacacactggagaaaaaccttttatctgtacAGTCTGTGGTAAACGTTTTGCACAAAAAGACACATTTAAAGTACACATAAGAACTCACACTGGGGAAAAACCTTTTGTCTGTTCAGTCTGCGGTAAACGTTTTGTACAAAAAGGAACAgttaaagtacacatgagaacacacacaggagaaaaacctttctcttgtacaatctgcggtaaaggtttcagacgaaatacatttttgaaaggaCACATGAGACTACACACTGGTGAAGATCCGTACACCTGTTCAAGCTGCAACAAAACCTTTTGTGACCGATCCGCACTTGCtagacacatgagaacgcacactggtgaaaaaccatatTCCTCTTCAAGCTGCAAAAAAAGCTTTTGTGACCGATCAAACCTGGTAAAACACATCAGAAGACACACTGGTGAGAAAGTGTTGCGATGCAGTGTGTGTGATGAAAGATTCTCTTATAAGTACCAGTGTgaaaaacacaagtgtgctgctgagaacagtagcagcagcagcaaatga